One Fusobacterium ulcerans DNA segment encodes these proteins:
- a CDS encoding alpha/beta hydrolase-fold protein, whose protein sequence is MVLKHEIFIEPFGLNRILHIYIPDNIKEGERFPVMYMFDGHNLFFDSEATYGKSWGIKDFLDNSNTRIIVVGLECNHEGNKRLWEFSPYSFKDKHFGTVKGYGKILIDWMADFLKPMIDKNFPTLPEREFTGLGGSSMGGLMSVYGTAMRSDIFSMGACLSPFYDHIFKKLVEELSAAEVNSATKFYISWGRYEVHSKKQLAVESEKNLIISRILTFKGVQVFPHLMVEGAHNEASWETENPIWMTELGLIK, encoded by the coding sequence ATGGTTTTAAAACATGAAATTTTTATTGAACCTTTTGGTCTAAATAGAATTTTACATATATATATTCCTGATAATATAAAAGAGGGAGAAAGATTTCCTGTAATGTATATGTTTGATGGACATAATCTGTTTTTTGATTCAGAAGCAACCTATGGAAAATCTTGGGGAATAAAAGATTTCTTGGATAATTCCAATACAAGAATAATAGTGGTAGGATTAGAGTGCAATCATGAAGGAAATAAGAGACTTTGGGAATTTTCCCCTTACTCTTTTAAAGATAAACATTTTGGAACTGTTAAAGGATATGGTAAAATATTAATAGACTGGATGGCTGATTTTTTAAAACCAATGATAGACAAAAATTTTCCAACACTGCCAGAAAGAGAATTTACTGGTCTTGGAGGAAGTTCTATGGGAGGACTTATGTCAGTATATGGAACTGCCATGAGGTCAGATATTTTTTCTATGGGAGCTTGTCTTTCTCCTTTTTATGATCATATATTTAAAAAGCTGGTAGAGGAGCTTTCAGCAGCAGAAGTAAATTCAGCTACAAAGTTTTATATCAGTTGGGGAAGATATGAAGTACACTCTAAAAAGCAATTAGCTGTAGAATCTGAAAAAAATCTTATTATAAGCAGAATATTGACTTTTAAAGGAGTTCAGGTATTTCCTCATTTAATGGTAGAGGGTGCACATAATGAAGCTTCATGGGAAACAGAAAATCCTATATGGATGACAGAACTGGGGCTTATAAAATAA
- a CDS encoding esterase/lipase family protein, with product MIHHLIKKLFVIFYIPAAANIPLLIYYYYKNGGNILLLVLISMMVFILWGYINIFPYKKEKYARKRLRIMMGGRALCFYSFYGFLAQIGIIVFLYPLLREKINNSEILWFNGLYALGTNFFLFFNGIIRIFFTSKWLSFRKRVLLILTIWIPFINILVLFYILRIIKWEYEFECYKVSLRETRAESDMCKTKYPIILVHGVGFRDFRHFNYWGRIPRELIRYGASIYYGNQEAFGTIEYNGEDIKKKILEVIEKTGCEKVNIIAHSKGGLDSRYAISILGMDKYTASLTTISTPHRGCLFVDKMCRLPEKLHRGVAKFYDNMFKRLGDKNPDFYGATHQFTTHNSKEFNEKVIDSPEVYYQSYISVMKDCLSDVLLTIPYCFIKKVDEENDGLVSISSAKWGNFKGVIRNKYHRGISHGDIIDLKRQDYKGFDVIEFYIQLVSELKEMGF from the coding sequence ATGATACATCATTTGATAAAAAAGTTATTTGTAATTTTTTATATACCTGCTGCTGCTAATATTCCTTTGCTCATATATTACTATTATAAGAATGGCGGAAATATTTTATTATTAGTTTTAATTAGTATGATGGTATTTATTTTGTGGGGGTATATTAATATTTTTCCATATAAAAAAGAAAAATATGCAAGAAAGCGATTGAGAATAATGATGGGTGGAAGAGCTTTATGCTTTTATTCTTTTTATGGTTTTCTAGCTCAAATAGGAATAATTGTATTTTTATATCCTTTATTGAGAGAAAAAATAAATAATAGTGAAATATTATGGTTCAATGGATTGTATGCTTTAGGAACAAACTTTTTTCTTTTTTTTAATGGAATTATACGGATATTTTTCACTTCAAAATGGCTAAGCTTTAGAAAAAGAGTTCTGTTGATACTTACTATTTGGATTCCTTTTATAAATATCTTGGTTCTTTTTTATATTTTAAGAATTATAAAGTGGGAGTATGAATTTGAATGTTATAAAGTTTCTTTGAGGGAAACAAGAGCAGAATCAGATATGTGTAAAACTAAATATCCTATAATACTTGTACATGGAGTAGGGTTCAGAGATTTCAGACATTTCAATTATTGGGGGCGTATTCCAAGAGAATTGATAAGATATGGAGCTTCTATTTATTATGGAAATCAAGAAGCTTTTGGAACTATCGAATACAATGGAGAGGATATTAAGAAAAAAATATTAGAAGTGATAGAGAAAACAGGGTGTGAAAAAGTAAATATAATAGCACATTCAAAAGGTGGATTGGATTCACGATATGCTATAAGTATATTGGGAATGGATAAATATACAGCTTCTCTTACAACTATAAGTACTCCACATAGAGGATGTCTTTTTGTTGATAAAATGTGCAGGCTGCCTGAAAAGTTACATAGAGGAGTTGCTAAGTTTTATGATAATATGTTTAAAAGATTAGGAGATAAAAATCCAGACTTTTATGGTGCAACTCATCAATTTACTACTCACAACAGTAAAGAATTTAATGAAAAAGTAATAGATTCTCCAGAAGTTTATTATCAAAGTTATATCTCTGTAATGAAAGATTGTTTAAGTGATGTTTTGCTTACTATACCATATTGTTTTATCAAGAAAGTAGATGAAGAAAATGATGGTTTGGTAAGCATTTCTTCTGCCAAGTGGGGAAATTTTAAAGGAGTTATAAGAAATAAATATCATAGAGGAATATCTCATGGAGATATTATAGATTTGAAAAGACAGGATTATAAAGGCTTTGATGTTATAGAATTTTATATACAGCTTGTTTCTGAATTGAAAGAAATGGGTTTTTAA
- a CDS encoding putative 2-aminoethylphosphonate ABC transporter permease subunit: MKKDKLIKIMLSLVLVLFLVISIIFPIFNLFIKAFQGKNGNYIGLKNFAEYFSNPVTASSLTNSLKVSITVTILTIILAFLFSYGINRSNLRGKSLLKGIALLPLFSPTMTHGIALIYLFGRQGIITKAFDLSISIYGFWGIVFAETIFIFPVLFFMLVLAFDSEDYRKYEMAEIMGICRLKQFFTITIPNIKYTLITCFFSGFTLSFTDFGAPKVVGGNYNVLATDIFKQVIGQQNFSMGSAVGILLIIPAFIAFVFDIVIKSKSSKIDSKSTKYIIKENKARDIFFKLFNYILSLIIVSFFGIVILASLVKTWPYDMTLSFKSYNFTIMGESIWRIFGNSILVSVFSAILGTFLCFLTAYMIEREKDYIVVRKIGYFLSILPNALPGLTIGLAYIFFFNSKDNILNFLYGSFGIIILANIVHFFATPFLAITARLKTLDSEYETISNIMGVPWYRTIFKVIIPLSIDSILESFSYYFINSMITISAVIFLYTTKTRLISVMMISKNDAGDIGAAAAISVMIILVNIFFKVVFDLSMKYIRNRIYNKKRKDSIKKEKQGENLLLTGKEVLEILNKTSQKTGVKYWLEFGTLLGKIRENNFIGHDINFDIGIMKEELIPKFIIDIESEGFKRISSLSLKNEGLKNIKYEYKGIEIEIFLFDREDDKVVCYLEDKNGIISAYKLSNSTLKEIKFMGIDTYIPRNSLKRLLEIYGKNFNISDPNWKEEMSPSRYISEKIKDI, translated from the coding sequence ATGAAAAAAGATAAATTAATAAAAATAATGCTTTCTTTAGTTTTAGTTCTTTTTCTTGTTATTTCCATAATTTTTCCTATTTTCAATCTTTTTATAAAAGCTTTTCAAGGAAAGAATGGTAATTATATAGGTTTAAAAAACTTTGCTGAATATTTCAGCAACCCAGTTACAGCAAGTTCTCTTACTAACAGTTTGAAAGTTTCTATAACTGTAACTATTCTTACAATAATACTGGCTTTCCTTTTTTCTTATGGAATAAACAGAAGTAATTTGAGAGGAAAATCTCTTTTAAAAGGAATTGCACTTTTACCTTTGTTTTCTCCTACTATGACACATGGTATTGCTCTTATATACCTTTTTGGAAGACAGGGAATTATTACTAAAGCTTTTGATCTTTCAATTTCTATATATGGATTCTGGGGAATAGTTTTTGCAGAAACTATCTTTATATTCCCAGTGCTTTTCTTTATGCTGGTACTAGCTTTTGATTCAGAGGATTATAGAAAATATGAAATGGCAGAAATAATGGGAATATGCAGATTAAAACAATTTTTCACAATAACAATTCCTAACATTAAATATACATTGATCACTTGTTTTTTCTCTGGCTTTACTTTAAGCTTTACAGACTTTGGAGCTCCAAAGGTAGTTGGAGGAAATTATAATGTCCTTGCTACTGATATATTTAAACAAGTAATAGGGCAGCAAAATTTTTCCATGGGATCAGCTGTTGGAATACTACTTATAATCCCTGCTTTTATTGCCTTTGTGTTTGATATTGTCATTAAAAGCAAAAGTTCGAAAATAGATTCAAAATCTACTAAATATATTATAAAAGAAAATAAAGCAAGAGATATCTTTTTTAAACTTTTCAATTATATTTTAAGCTTGATTATAGTATCTTTCTTCGGAATAGTTATTTTGGCTTCTCTTGTAAAAACATGGCCTTATGATATGACTTTATCTTTTAAATCATATAATTTTACAATAATGGGTGAAAGTATCTGGAGAATATTCGGGAACAGTATTCTTGTCTCAGTTTTCTCTGCAATACTTGGTACTTTTTTATGCTTCCTTACTGCATATATGATTGAAAGAGAAAAGGATTACATAGTTGTAAGAAAAATAGGATATTTTCTTTCTATCCTTCCTAATGCTCTCCCTGGATTGACAATAGGACTTGCATATATTTTCTTCTTCAACTCTAAAGATAATATTCTGAATTTCCTCTATGGAAGCTTTGGAATAATTATACTTGCAAATATAGTTCATTTCTTTGCAACACCTTTTTTAGCTATAACTGCAAGATTAAAAACTTTAGACAGTGAGTATGAAACTATATCTAATATCATGGGAGTTCCATGGTACAGAACTATTTTTAAAGTTATTATTCCTTTATCAATAGATTCTATCCTTGAAAGCTTTTCATATTATTTTATAAATTCTATGATAACTATTTCAGCAGTTATTTTTCTTTATACAACAAAAACAAGACTTATTTCTGTAATGATGATAAGTAAAAATGATGCTGGAGATATTGGGGCGGCAGCAGCAATATCTGTAATGATCATTCTTGTAAATATATTTTTCAAAGTAGTTTTTGATCTTTCAATGAAATATATAAGAAATAGAATCTATAATAAAAAGAGAAAAGATTCAATAAAGAAGGAAAAACAAGGAGAAAATTTACTTTTAACAGGTAAGGAAGTCCTTGAAATTTTGAATAAAACTTCTCAAAAAACAGGTGTAAAATATTGGCTTGAATTTGGAACTCTTCTTGGAAAAATCAGAGAAAATAATTTTATAGGACATGACATTAACTTTGACATTGGAATAATGAAGGAAGAACTTATTCCTAAATTCATAATAGATATAGAAAGTGAAGGATTTAAAAGAATTTCTTCGTTGAGCTTAAAAAATGAAGGACTTAAAAATATCAAATATGAATACAAAGGAATTGAAATTGAGATATTTCTTTTTGACAGAGAAGATGATAAGGTAGTTTGCTATCTTGAAGATAAGAATGGAATTATTTCGGCTTACAAGCTGTCAAACTCTACATTGAAAGAGATTAAGTTTATGGGAATTGATACATATATTCCAAGAAATTCTTTAAAGAGGCTTCTTGAAATATATGGTAAGAATTTTAATATTTCTGACCCTAACTGGAAAGAAGAGATGAGTCCAAGCAGATATATTTCTGAAAAAATTAAAGACATATAA
- a CDS encoding ABC transporter ATP-binding protein — protein MPYLAIKKVKKQFNKVEVLKGIDLEIEKGEFICFLGPSGCGKTTLLRIIAGLEKLDSGNILINEKEITTLEPSQRNLSMVFQSYALFPNMTVFENIEYGLKKKIKDKQQRKEKIMEVLKMVGLDHIISKYPDEMSGGQQQRVSLARALALEPNILLLDEPLSALDAKVRESLRKEIREIQQKLKITTIMVTHDQEEALTMGDKIAIINGGEIVQFGTPEEIYSKPKDIFVADFIGKINFITDKNNDIYTVRPEDVEYFTEEKEETHRGVIKNIEFRGAFYRITLELFGDNIYIDILSKEKEKLNLKINDSLYIKLNEKNSI, from the coding sequence ATGCCTTACTTAGCTATAAAAAAAGTAAAAAAACAATTTAATAAAGTAGAAGTTTTAAAAGGTATTGATTTGGAAATAGAAAAAGGAGAATTTATATGTTTTTTAGGTCCAAGCGGATGTGGTAAAACAACTCTGCTTCGTATAATAGCTGGACTTGAAAAGCTTGATTCTGGAAATATCTTAATTAATGAAAAAGAGATAACAACTTTGGAACCTTCTCAAAGAAATTTAAGTATGGTATTTCAATCCTATGCTCTCTTTCCAAATATGACAGTATTTGAAAATATAGAATACGGATTAAAAAAGAAAATAAAAGATAAACAACAGAGAAAAGAAAAAATTATGGAAGTTCTTAAAATGGTAGGACTTGATCATATAATTTCTAAATATCCAGATGAAATGAGTGGAGGTCAACAGCAAAGAGTATCTCTAGCCAGAGCTCTAGCTCTTGAACCTAATATCTTGTTACTTGATGAACCTCTGTCAGCTTTAGATGCAAAAGTAAGAGAATCCCTGAGAAAAGAAATAAGAGAAATTCAGCAGAAATTAAAAATAACTACAATTATGGTAACTCATGATCAAGAGGAAGCTCTTACAATGGGAGATAAAATTGCTATTATCAATGGTGGAGAAATAGTTCAATTTGGCACACCTGAAGAAATTTACAGTAAACCTAAAGATATATTTGTAGCCGATTTTATAGGGAAAATAAATTTTATCACTGATAAAAACAATGATATATATACTGTAAGACCTGAGGATGTAGAATATTTTACAGAGGAAAAAGAAGAAACACATAGAGGTGTTATAAAAAATATTGAATTTAGAGGCGCTTTTTATAGAATTACATTAGAACTATTTGGAGATAATATCTACATTGATATACTTTCTAAAGAAAAAGAAAAGTTAAATCTTAAAATTAACGATTCTCTTTACATTAAATTAAATGAAAAAAATAGTATTTAG
- a CDS encoding extracellular solute-binding protein, producing the protein MMKKLLKISVLFILSAFLFGCGSKENKTVLNVYTGLEEEYLNHYIEMYKADFPNVELNIIRDSQGAIAAKVIAEGNNPVADVLWGMASINLIDLAKEGRLSELNNEWLTNIDPTYIDSISEKPQWTGMTAWTSAITANKYELAAKNLPIPTSYTDLLDEKYSKEIVMPNPASSGTGYLTILGWISIWGEEKAWEYMDQLHKNISQYTHSGSAPVKMAMQGEQLIGIGMDSESIRLGKTNESIVTILPAEGYGWDMEGIALVKKDTIKPEAVDFIKWALSKKMMEEYSKNIGLVSYKGVTTKLEGYPADFKEKLAKIDFKWASDNRERLLKEWEIRYGKGE; encoded by the coding sequence ATGATGAAAAAGCTATTAAAAATTTCTGTTCTTTTTATTCTTTCAGCATTTCTTTTTGGATGTGGGAGTAAAGAAAATAAAACTGTCTTAAATGTTTATACTGGACTTGAAGAAGAATATCTAAATCATTACATTGAAATGTACAAAGCAGATTTCCCCAATGTAGAGCTTAATATAATAAGAGATTCTCAAGGAGCTATTGCTGCTAAAGTAATTGCTGAAGGAAATAATCCTGTAGCTGATGTCTTATGGGGTATGGCAAGTATCAACCTTATTGATCTTGCTAAAGAAGGAAGATTATCTGAATTGAATAATGAATGGTTGACAAATATTGATCCTACATATATTGATTCTATCAGTGAAAAACCTCAATGGACAGGTATGACTGCTTGGACATCTGCTATTACAGCTAATAAATATGAACTTGCAGCTAAAAATTTACCTATTCCAACTTCATATACAGATCTTCTTGATGAGAAGTATTCTAAAGAAATAGTTATGCCTAATCCAGCTTCTTCTGGAACAGGTTATCTTACAATATTAGGATGGATAAGTATTTGGGGTGAAGAAAAAGCATGGGAATACATGGATCAGCTTCATAAAAACATATCTCAATATACTCATTCAGGAAGTGCTCCAGTTAAAATGGCTATGCAAGGGGAACAATTAATTGGAATTGGAATGGACAGTGAAAGTATAAGACTTGGAAAAACTAATGAATCTATAGTTACTATTCTGCCTGCTGAAGGATATGGATGGGATATGGAAGGAATTGCTCTTGTAAAAAAAGATACAATCAAACCAGAAGCTGTTGATTTTATTAAATGGGCTCTTTCTAAAAAAATGATGGAAGAATATTCTAAAAATATTGGACTGGTTTCATATAAAGGAGTCACTACTAAACTTGAGGGTTATCCAGCAGATTTCAAAGAAAAATTAGCCAAAATAGATTTCAAATGGGCTTCAGATAATAGGGAAAGATTGCTTAAAGAATGGGAAATAAGATATGGTAAAGGAGAATAA
- a CDS encoding phosphocholine cytidylyltransferase family protein — MKTAVILVAGMGTRLRGITNDEIPKPFLAINGLSLIERSIEKLLDSGIKKIILVTGHLDYFFEPLKKKYSSVVTIKNSNYANTSSMGSFYCAKELIGDEDILLLEGDLIYEKNCLDILITSPEKDTILLSEDKKMSDDYYYEIIDNSIGKLTFNLFEIKGEYGELTGLQKLSNELCQLMFKKYEDEKNLKLGYEYCIEKIAKERRIFCKRVDGIIWSEIDDEFQLNRVMETIYPKLLEKGEN; from the coding sequence ATGAAAACAGCAGTAATACTTGTAGCAGGTATGGGAACGAGACTCAGAGGAATAACTAATGATGAGATTCCAAAACCTTTTTTAGCAATAAATGGATTATCTCTTATTGAAAGATCAATAGAGAAGCTTTTAGACTCAGGAATTAAAAAAATAATATTAGTAACAGGACATTTAGATTATTTTTTTGAACCTTTAAAGAAAAAATACAGCAGTGTTGTTACAATAAAAAACAGCAACTATGCTAATACAAGCAGTATGGGAAGTTTTTATTGTGCTAAAGAATTAATTGGTGATGAAGATATTCTGCTTTTAGAAGGGGATCTTATCTATGAAAAAAACTGTCTTGATATATTAATTACCTCTCCTGAAAAAGATACTATTCTTTTATCAGAAGATAAAAAAATGTCTGATGATTATTACTATGAAATTATAGACAATAGTATTGGAAAACTTACTTTCAACCTTTTTGAGATCAAAGGAGAATATGGTGAACTTACTGGATTACAAAAATTATCTAATGAATTGTGCCAGCTTATGTTCAAAAAATATGAAGATGAAAAAAATCTTAAATTAGGTTATGAATATTGTATAGAAAAAATAGCAAAAGAAAGAAGAATATTTTGTAAAAGAGTAGATGGTATTATCTGGTCTGAAATAGATGATGAGTTTCAATTAAATAGAGTAATGGAAACTATTTACCCTAAATTATTAGAAAAAGGAGAAAATTAA
- a CDS encoding winged helix-turn-helix transcriptional regulator has protein sequence MIQIKEKIISLIHENSIISQRKISEYLNISLGSVNKYINSLLNEGCLIKENISYRETKYIITDSGNELLKSNNNRIKTAVILAAGETLDFDKPVGFLEILNSTLIKRTIKLLSKYNIDKIIIAAGYKAEYYKKLAKEYSNLKIIENKKYKTTGNMYSLYLLRKHLQEDFILLEGDLIFEENIISLLLNSKDKNVTMIDTSISDKEDSLYVTTKKNELLNISKGKYSLEKISGELIGISKLKYSSYLKMLDKFTQIENKLFFYEYSFLDKNIFSDLKCISSKENIWGEIDNQKQYEYIKNNIVKSLYKKEKDL, from the coding sequence GTGATTCAGATAAAAGAAAAAATCATATCTCTTATACATGAGAACAGCATAATAAGTCAGAGAAAAATATCTGAATATCTAAATATTTCTCTTGGTTCTGTTAATAAATATATTAATTCTCTTTTAAACGAGGGCTGCCTTATTAAAGAAAATATTTCATACAGAGAAACTAAATATATTATTACAGATTCTGGAAATGAGCTTTTGAAGTCTAATAATAATAGAATAAAAACTGCGGTTATTTTGGCTGCTGGAGAAACTTTAGATTTTGATAAACCAGTAGGATTTCTTGAAATTTTAAATTCAACTCTCATTAAAAGAACTATAAAACTACTATCAAAATATAATATAGATAAAATAATAATTGCTGCTGGATACAAAGCAGAATATTATAAAAAACTAGCTAAAGAATATTCTAACCTTAAAATAATAGAAAATAAAAAATATAAGACCACAGGAAATATGTACTCTCTCTATCTTTTAAGAAAACATTTACAGGAAGATTTTATCCTTTTAGAAGGGGACCTTATTTTCGAAGAAAATATAATATCTCTTTTGCTGAACTCAAAAGATAAGAATGTAACTATGATAGATACTTCCATATCAGACAAAGAAGATTCTCTCTATGTTACTACTAAAAAAAATGAACTTTTAAATATTTCAAAAGGAAAATACAGCCTTGAAAAAATTTCAGGTGAGCTTATAGGAATCAGCAAATTAAAATATAGTTCCTACTTAAAAATGTTGGATAAATTCACACAAATAGAAAATAAATTATTTTTTTATGAATATAGTTTTTTAGATAAAAATATTTTTTCTGATCTAAAATGCATATCCTCCAAAGAAAATATTTGGGGAGAAATAGATAATCAAAAACAATATGAATATATTAAAAATAATATAGTCAAAAGTTTATATAAAAAGGAGAAAGATTTATGA
- a CDS encoding alanine/glycine:cation symporter family protein: MESIRSIINFVNNLLWGKNILVVMLIGTAVYFTFKTKFMQFRLFGDIIRILKGNGDEKRDGISSLETFFLGTACRVGAGNISGVVAAVSIGGPGALFWMWLVALLGAATSFVESSLAVMYRTKIKDGEYQGGTPWIIKKRLNMKWLGAIYVVASIICYIGVIQVMSNSVTESVVSAYGFNPKIIAVVLALVVGLIIFGKSKKDKIILALNKIVPVMAIMYLLVVIYVIITNLTGIPAMIGNIFYQAFGGKEFLGGAVGGIIMQGVRRGLFSNEAGSGNSNYAAAVVDIDEPAKQGMVQALGVFVDTLIICSATAFVILLADKDVVNGLTGMTLFQEALKNHIGWIGIPFTVIVLFFFSLSTILGVTYYGKNAMNFISSKAIVKEVYHVVVVIMVYIGGIEQNFFVWSLADFGLGIMTVINILCIIPISGEALNELKKYEIKLKSKKRA; this comes from the coding sequence TTGGAAAGTATAAGATCAATAATCAATTTTGTAAATAATTTGTTGTGGGGGAAAAATATATTAGTTGTTATGTTGATAGGTACAGCTGTATATTTTACTTTTAAGACAAAATTTATGCAATTTAGATTATTTGGAGATATAATAAGAATATTGAAGGGAAATGGAGATGAGAAAAGAGATGGAATCAGCTCATTGGAAACATTTTTTCTTGGAACAGCTTGCAGAGTAGGAGCAGGAAATATCTCAGGAGTTGTTGCAGCAGTTTCTATTGGAGGACCAGGAGCACTTTTCTGGATGTGGCTGGTAGCACTTCTTGGAGCAGCAACTTCTTTTGTTGAATCAAGTCTTGCTGTTATGTATAGAACTAAAATAAAAGATGGTGAATACCAGGGAGGAACTCCTTGGATTATAAAAAAAAGACTTAATATGAAATGGCTTGGGGCTATATATGTAGTTGCTTCTATTATATGCTATATAGGAGTTATACAGGTAATGTCCAATTCAGTAACAGAATCAGTAGTCAGTGCATATGGATTCAATCCTAAGATAATAGCTGTTGTATTGGCTCTCGTTGTAGGTTTGATAATATTTGGAAAAAGTAAAAAAGATAAAATAATATTAGCACTTAATAAGATAGTTCCTGTAATGGCTATCATGTATCTTTTGGTAGTTATTTATGTTATTATTACTAATCTGACAGGAATTCCAGCAATGATAGGGAATATATTTTATCAGGCCTTTGGAGGAAAAGAATTCTTAGGTGGAGCTGTAGGTGGAATTATAATGCAGGGTGTAAGAAGAGGATTATTTTCTAATGAGGCTGGAAGTGGAAATTCAAACTATGCAGCAGCAGTGGTTGATATAGATGAACCAGCTAAGCAGGGAATGGTACAGGCTTTAGGTGTTTTTGTTGATACTCTTATAATATGTAGTGCTACAGCATTCGTTATTCTATTAGCTGATAAAGATGTAGTAAATGGACTTACAGGAATGACTCTTTTTCAAGAAGCATTAAAAAATCATATTGGATGGATTGGGATACCTTTTACTGTAATTGTCTTATTTTTCTTTTCTCTTAGTACAATATTGGGAGTTACATATTATGGGAAAAATGCTATGAATTTTATAAGCTCAAAGGCAATTGTAAAAGAAGTATATCATGTAGTAGTGGTTATTATGGTATATATAGGTGGAATTGAGCAAAATTTCTTCGTTTGGTCTCTGGCAGATTTTGGATTGGGAATAATGACAGTAATTAATATATTGTGTATTATACCTATTTCAGGAGAGGCTTTAAATGAATTGAAAAAATATGAAATAAAATTGAAAAGTAAAAAGAGAGCCTAA
- a CDS encoding response regulator — protein sequence MKNKILIIDDSKDIIFAVSEFFLMKDWEVYTALSMEEALKIVSTKELDIIIIDYHMPYINGVLGVKLIRQMNENVSIIALTIEGLENIAEEFFLAGADDFAIKPIKVLDLYSRVNVHLNKKKTTESFPEISTAKKEKYGDYKKGISVNTISLIENKMKQINSYITIEEISEATGLASQTVNKYMNYLVEIEMVDLKIIYGKIGRPRNEYSWKK from the coding sequence ATGAAAAATAAAATTCTTATCATAGATGATTCTAAGGATATTATCTTTGCTGTCTCAGAATTTTTTCTTATGAAGGATTGGGAAGTGTACACAGCACTTTCAATGGAAGAAGCTTTAAAAATAGTGAGTACTAAAGAGCTTGATATCATAATAATTGATTATCATATGCCTTATATAAATGGAGTACTTGGAGTAAAATTAATAAGACAGATGAATGAAAATGTATCTATAATAGCTCTTACTATTGAAGGATTAGAAAACATTGCTGAGGAATTTTTCCTTGCTGGAGCTGATGATTTTGCTATCAAACCTATTAAAGTTCTTGATTTATACTCGAGAGTAAATGTACACCTTAATAAGAAAAAAACAACAGAATCTTTTCCTGAAATTTCTACAGCAAAAAAAGAAAAGTATGGGGATTATAAAAAAGGAATAAGTGTCAACACTATTTCATTAATTGAAAATAAAATGAAACAAATTAATTCATACATTACAATTGAGGAAATATCAGAAGCTACTGGTCTTGCTTCTCAAACAGTAAATAAATATATGAACTATCTTGTTGAAATAGAAATGGTCGACTTGAAAATTATTTATGGAAAAATTGGAAGACCTAGAAACGAGTATTCATGGAAAAAATAA